The DNA segment tcctttttaaattcttgtaccatttagccagaacaagctgatgctatctaatcttgtttattatctgcttggcgatattagccaattactttatttttagacctattactatttctgttagggctttttatctacccagatttaaatatgttacaaccAAATCACCCAAATCTCTTCATGGTGGAGACTGACCCAGGAGCAACAGGTTGTGCTGCAGCAGTAGCCCGAGTGGAAGCTGGAGTACCACCAGCTAGCAAACAGAATTGTTTTGCCTGCGGGAAACCTGGACACTATGCAAGGGAATGTAGGTCCAACAATTCCAATCATGATGGATGGAGAAGCACCCAACCCAAGGGCCAGTGGCGAACTGGCAATAACCAACTGGCGCAGCGCAACACCAATGCCAGAGGTGGTAGTCGATTCTGCTTTGTTTGTGGAAAAAGGGATCACCTGTCGTTCAACTGCCCACAGAGGCGGACCCAACCCGCAGACCAAGTGGTAGCTGACAAGACCCAACAGCGAACTGGTTCCCCAAACGGGGAGGGGCCGGGAACCACCTTGTTTCCCAGCCAGTAGACTCGGAAACACTATATAAGCGGACTCCCAGCATCAACACCACCAATAGTGGGCTAATGGTGGAGGTGGAAATAATGGGGCTGACCAAAAGCTTGCTGGTAGACACAGGAgctgagatttgtattttgagAGAAGCAATTCCAGGGGTTCCCATCAAGGCTGCAGGTATTCGAGCTAGAGGAGTTACAGGCGCAGCTCTGGGCATCCTGGGCACTCAAGAAGTTACTTGCAATGTGGCAAATTTGCAAGTAACCCATCAATTTGTAATAGCTACAGTGGACATACCAGGAGATGGATTAATTGGCTGGGATGTCTTGAAGAAATTGGGGGCAGTGATTGATGCCAAGAGCCAGATCATTACCTTCACGGGGGTTGCCACCTCAGTTATTGGCACAAATAATATCAAGGGAGCTGCCACTCAAGCTCTGGTTCAGGGACCTAACCCAGTGAGGACAAATATGCAGTCTCCTCAAGTGTCAACAATATGGAGACTAAGGGAGGATACCCAAGACAACATGAACTGGATCTCTGCAAGCAAAAATCACACCATCCCAGCTTATTCAGAAATGGCAGTCCAGGCACAGACAAACTTGGCAGATGGTCAATTATTTGTAACAGAGCCCCTGAATCAACCACAACTTGGAATCCGCATTGGTCGCAGCCTCAATGTATCAAGGGCTGGCAACACTGTTGTGAGAGTGATGAACTTGACAGCTGCTCCCATTCAGATAGATAAACAGCAATATTTGGGGAGAGTAGATTTCCTAGAAATGGAGGATGATCAAGTGGAACCATTCCAAGTACATGCCATCAGCTCCCTAGAAACTAGTGGCAAACTGCAAGAGACCCTTGTTGAAAAGACCAAGCACCTACCAAGAGGAGAAGCAGAACAGATTCAGGTAGTGCTGGAAAAGTATCAACACCTATTTGGAGAGCCAGGTAGAGATGGTTGTCAGGTGAATGTTCAACACTGCATCCCTACAGCTGACTCAGCACCTATAGCCAAACGACCATATCGAGTGCCCTATCATCTCCATCCTGTTGTAGAAGAGCATCTGGCAGACATGCTTGACAAAGGGATCATCTCTCCATCAACCAGCCCGTGGTCGGCACCAGTGGTGCTTGTGAAGAAGAAAACAACGGATGGCAGTGCAAAGTGGCGATTTTGCACTGACTTCTGAGCGCTGAATGAGATAACAAAAGCAGATGCTTACCCTCTTCCATTAATCAACGAAACCTTGGAGAATTTGGGGAGGTGCAAGTACTTCTCCACTATTGACTTACACAGCGGCTATCATCAAATTCCGATTGCACCAGAAGATCGTGAGAAGACTGGGTTCACCACCGTTGGTGGACATTTCCAATATGAGAGGATGGCCTTTGGCCTAACTGGAGCGCCTGCAACATTTCAAAGAATGATGGACCAGTTGCTAGCAAAGATCAAGGGATCAGAATGTCTAGTCTACTTGGATGATGTGGTGATCTTCAGTGACACAATCACCCAACATGCTGAAAGACTGGAGAATGTCTTTGCAATTCTACAAAAAGCCAACCTGAAGGTGAACATTGAGAAGTGTCATTTTGCTCAACCAGAAGTAAACTACTTGGGACATGTGGTGACCTCTGATGGCGTCAAACCTGACCCAGGGAAAATTGAGGCGGTGAAGAAATTTCCAACCCCAAAGAATGTCCGAGAGGTGCGGGGATTCCTGGGCCTTGCAGGCTATTACCGCCGATTTGTCCCCAGTTTTGCTGAGTTAGTTAAACCACTTACTTCTCTCACCAAGTCAGATGTGAAATATCATTGGGATACCGAGCAGGAAAAGGCGTTTCAACAGCTCAAGGATATAATGTGCTCAGACATGGTGTTGGTATACCCAGATTTCAGCCAACCATTCTTACTAGCCACAGATGCATCTGGCACAGCTATTGGAGCTGTTCTTTCTCAAGTGACAGATAAGGGAGAACAGCCGGTAGCCTATGCTAGCCGGCAACTGAATGCAGCTGAAAGAAATTATTCAGTGACAGAACGTGAACTACTGGCAGTGGTGTGGGCTACTCAGCAGTTCCGCTGCTATTTGTTGGGTCGGACATTCACCTTGATAACCAATCACGCAGCACTCCGCTGGATGCTTAGCTTGAAGGATCCATCATCAAGACTCACCcgatgggccttacgactggcCGAATATGATTATACGGTGTTACACAAACCTGGAAAGCACCACTCAAATGCAGATGCCTTAAGTAGGAGAATCATGACTACTGTTGTGACACAAGGACTGGATGATGAGTTAGTACAGACCCAGCAGCAGAGTGATGACTGGTGCACAGAGTTGGTAAAGACTCAAAAGGGGACTACTGAGGATGGTATTATTTGGTGGACAAATGGTGATCCTGATAAATCTTCCTGGAGATTGGCCATACCAAGATCCCTCAGGAAGCAAGTGTTGGAGATCAACCATGATGCCCCATGGGCAGGTCATCCTGGGGTGGAACGCATATTGGCACGAGTCAGGCAGCGATGCTATTGGCAAGGAATGGCCAATGAGGTGAAGGCTTACATGAATAGTTGCCACTCTTGTGCCTTGCAAAAAACCCCAAACTCACTGGCAGCACCATTGGTCAAAGCCTACGAGCCAACCAGACCTATGGAAATGGTCAGCCTAGATATTGTTGGCCCATTACCCACTAGTACTTCTGGGAATAGAtactttctcagctttattgaCCATTTCACCAGATATGCTGAGGGTATTCCTTTGCCAAATCAGACTGCAGAAACTGTGGCTAGGGCATTCGTAAGAGTCATTATCACCCGACATGGAGTACCAGATCGATTGTTGACTGACCAGGGCAGAAACTTCTTATCAGAACTATTGACATCCACATGTAAGCTTCTAGGAATCAATAAACTGCGCACCACTGCATATCATCCCCAAGCAAATGGGTGCCTAGAAAGACTTCATCGAACCTTGAATGATAGTATTGCACACTTTGTGCAGAAAGATGGGACCGACTGGGACCAGTGGATCCCATATGCCCTCATGGCTTATCGAAGTGTGGCTCATGCATCAACAGGTTATTCACCACATTACATGCAACATGGTAGAGAAATGATTTTACCAGGGGAATTCCTCATTCCAAATGATCTAAAGGGGCTCCCTGTGGAAGAGCATGTAAAACAGTTGAAGCACTGGCTACAAGAAGCATTTAGTGAAGCCTTCAGAAACTCCAGCAAATCTGCTGAGAGGAGACTACAGACAACTAACAAAGACAGAAAACTTAGAAATTTTCGGGAGGGAGAAATGGTCTACTTACATGACCCAGCACTAAGACCAGGAGATGCAAAGAAATGGCATCATCCTTGGGGAGGTCCCTaccaaataaagaagaaaatctCTGACGTGAACTACATGTTGAACTTGCCAGATGGTCGGCAAGTGATAGTTCTCATCAATCGGATGAAGCCCTGCCTGGAGGGGAAAGCTACTGGAAGAGAGGTGGAGCAAGAAGATCAAATTCAACCAGAAGAAGAATTGACAACTTCCCCAGTACCTCAACCAGAAGACTCTAATGAGGAAGATTATCCACTGCTAGTAGATTCGGAGGAAGAGACAGACAATGAGGAAGATCCAGGACCACAGCCAGAGGAGGTTGAGGGAGAAAATAATGCTGacccagaagaagaagaaatcttTGATCTTCCCAGCCCAGATGTACCAGTAGATGACCCAAATGATGTCACCTATGAAccagaagaagtagaagaagaaagggtGACCCAACGATCACCCTACCCATTGAGGAACAGAGTACCCTCCCTAACTTAACTGCCTAAGGAACCAGCAAGCCACTTCTGAACTGAGTAGGGGGTGCTTGTTGGGGATGTGGGCAGAGAAGTGTTGGGAATATTGTAGAAGAAGCCCAGACTGTAATAGCTTGATTGGACAAGAAACTGAAGATagaaagtaaaaagtgagtaAGTAACAGAAGAATAACTGAGAACCTAGGAGTCATGacagttttattttt comes from the Nilaparvata lugens isolate BPH chromosome 1, ASM1435652v1, whole genome shotgun sequence genome and includes:
- the LOC120350960 gene encoding DNA-binding protein HEXBP-like, with the protein product MLQPNHPNLFMVETDPGATGCAAAVARVEAGVPPASKQNCFACGKPGHYARECRSNNSNHDGWRSTQPKGQWRTGNNQLAQRNTNARGGSRFCFVCGKRDHLSFNCPQRRTQPADQVVADKTQQRTGSPNGEGPGTTLFPSQ
- the LOC120351144 gene encoding uncharacterized protein LOC120351144; translation: MVEVEIMGLTKSLLVDTGAEICILREAIPGVPIKAAGIRARGVTGAALGILGTQEVTCNVANLQVTHQFVIATVDIPGDGLIGWDVLKKLGAVIDAKSQIITFTGVATSVIGTNNIKGAATQALVQGPNPVRTNMQSPQVSTIWRLREDTQDNMNWISASKNHTIPAYSEMAVQAQTNLADGQLFVTEPLNQPQLGIRIGRSLNVSRAGNTVVRVMNLTAAPIQIDKQQYLGRVDFLEMEDDQVEPFQVHAISSLETSGKLQETLVEKTKHLPRGEAEQIQVVLEKYQHLFGEPGRDGCQVNVQHCIPTADSAPIAKRPYRVPYHLHPVVEEHLADMLDKGIISPSTSPWSAPVVLVKKKTTDGSAKWRFCTDF